The DNA window CCAACCGGTGCGCCAGCGCGCCGAGCACGGGAAGCGCGAGCAGGCCGTTGCCAGGCGGGAAGGTGGCGAACGAGTAGTCCGGTGCCTGCCCGATCACCACGATCTTCCTGACGTGCCGCGATTCTTCGGCAAGTGCGATGGCGACGTCCGCGCCGAAGGAATGCCCGGCCGCGACCACCTCGGTGACGTCGATCGCGTCGAGCGCGGCGGCGACCGTGCGGGCCTGGGAGCGCGCGTCGAGCCCGGTGTGCCCGCCGGTGTGGCCGTGACCGCGCAGGTCGAGGCGGACGACGTGGAACCGCTCCGCTAGTAAGGGCGTCAGTCGGTCGAACCAGTGCACCGACCCGCTGAAACCGTGCAGCAGCAGGATGACCGGGTTCCCGCGCACCCCGTCTTGTCTGATGTGGACGGATTCGCCGCCTGCCGTGATCAGCTCGCCGATCACGGCAGGTTCCGTGCGAGCGCGCGTCCGGCGGCGCGGCCGGAGAAGATGCAGCCGCCGAGGAAGGTCCCTTCCAGCGCGTTGTAGCCGTGGACGCCGCCACCGCCGAAGCCCGCGACCTCGCCCGCCGCGTACAGCCCTGGGAACGGGGTTCCGTCGGCGCGCACGACTTGGGAGTCCAATGTGGTCTGCACGCCGCCGAGCGTCTTGCGGGTGAGGATGTTGAGCCGCACCGCGATCAGCGGGCCGTGCGCGGGATCGAGGATCCGGTGCGGTTTCGCGACCCTGGACACCTTGTCGCCGAGGTAGCGCCGCGCGTTCGCCACCGCCATCACCTGGAAGTCCTTGGCGTACCGGTTTTCCACCTGCAGATCGCGCGCGACGATCTGCTCCTCGATCGTGGCGAGATCGAGCTGGGGGCCGCGGGACAGCTTGTTCATCCCGTCGACGAGTTCGCCGAGCGTGTCCGCGACGACGAAGTCCACGCCGTGCCGTTTGAACGCCTCGACCGGGGGAATCGCGCCCTTGCCGCCGCGCTCGCGGAGCACGCGCCGCAGGTCCTTCCCGGTGAGATCGGGGTTCTGCTCGGATCCCGAGAGCATGAACTCCTTCTCGATGATGGTCTGGTCCAGCACGAACCACGAGTAGTCGTACCCGGTGGACAGGATCGCCTTGAGCGACGCGTTGGTGTCGAAACCGGGGAAGTTCGGCGGGGCGAGGCGTTTCCCGGTGGCGTCGAACCACATCGACGACGGGCCGGGGATGATCCGGATCGCGTGGTCCGGCCAGATCGGGTCCCAGTTGTGCAGCCCCTCGGTGTAGTGCCACATGCGGTCGCGGTTCACGATGCGCCCGCCCGCGTCCTCGGTGATCCCGATCATCCGTCCGTCCACATAGGCCGGAACACCGGGGATCATGGTTTCCGGGCAGGGGCCGAGCCGCTCGGCGGGCCAGTTCCGGCGGACCAGGTCGTGGTTGTGGCCGATCCCGCCGGACGTGACGACCACGGCCTTCGCGCGCAGCTCGAACTCGCCGACCGCGGTACGCGAAGACGCCTTCCCGCGATCGGCATCGCTCGGCTCCAGCACGGTCCCGCGCACGCCGACCGCGGCGCCGTCTTCGACGAGGAGTTCGTCGACCCGGTGCCGGAACGCGAACGAAACCAGCCCGCGCCGCTCGCCGTCGAGCACCGGCTCGGCGAACACGCGGACCACCTCGGGCCCGGTGCCCCAGGTGAGGTGGAAGCGCGGCACCGAGTTGCCGTGCCCGTCCGCGGCCCCGCCGCCGCGCTCGGCCCACCCGACCATCGGCGTCACCCGCAGGCCGAGGTCGTGCAGGTAACGGCGCTTCTCCCCGGCGGCGAACCGCACGTAGGCCTCCGCCCATTTGCGCGCCCAGTGGTCCTCGTCGTCGCGGTCGAACCCGGCCGAGGAGAACCAGTCGTGCAGCGCCAGCTCGTAGGAGTCCTTGATGCCGAGGCGGCGCTGTTCGGGGCTGTCGACGAACAGCAGCCCGCCGAGCGACCAGAACGCCTGCCCGCCGAGGTTGGCGCGGTTCTCCTGCTCGACGATCAGGACCTTCCGGCCCGCCTTGACCAGCTCGTGTGTCGCGACGAGCCCGGCGAGCCCGGCGCCGACCACGATCACGTCCGGTTCGTCGGCCATGGCGCACTCCACCTCAATCCGATAGGAATTCCTATCTGTTGACCATACGACCTGAGGCGTAGCGGGGCCAGCCCGATGTTGTCCCCGAGGCTGTTGTCGCCGGTATGCCCGGTTTCTAGGCTCGGTCCGGTGATGGAAACCACGGCGCTGACCAAGCGGTACGGCCGCGAGCTCGCGGTCGACGACCTCACGTTCACGGTGCGCCCCGGCCGGGTGACGGGCTTCCTCGGGCCGAACGGGGCGGGCAAATCGACCACGATGCGGATGTTCGTCGGCCTGGTGCGGCCGACCTCCGGCACGGCGACGATCGACGGCCGCGAGTACGCCGAGCTGCCGGATCCGCTGCGCCGCGTCGGCGCGCTGCTGGAGTCGACGCCGTCGCAGCCCGGCCGCACCGCGCGCGACCACCTGCTCGCGCTGGCCCGCACCCACGGCTTCGCACCGTCCAGAGTGGACGAAGTGCTCGGGATGGCCGGACTGGATTCGGTGGCGGGGCGCAGGACGGGCGGCTTCTCGCTCGGCATGCGCCAGCGCCTCGGGATCGCGGCGGCGATGCTCGGCGACCCGGGCGCTCTGCTCCTGGACGAGCCGACGAACGGGCTCGACCCCGATGGCGTGCGGTGGCTGCGCACACTGCTCGCGGAGCTTGCCGCGGAGGGGCGCAGTGTGCTGGTGTCCAGCCATCTGATGAGCGAGATGGCGCTGACCGCGCGGCACGTCGTTATCGTCGGCAAGGGCAGGCTGCTCGCTGACGTCCCGATCGACGAGCTGGTCGGGACCGGCCGGGTGCTGGTCAGGTCGACCAGGGCGCGTGAGCTGCGCGACGCGCTGGTGGCGCACGGCGCCGAGGTGACGAGCGAGGAACCGGGGGCACTGCTGGTCAGCGGGATGGACGCGGCGGCGGTCAGCGCGGCGGCTGGCGCACTGCCGATCCACGAGCTGACCCCGTGGAAGTCCACATTGGAGGATGCCTATCTGGCGTTGACGCGCGATGCGCTGGAGTTCCACGGAGGACGGCGATGACAGGGGAACTGACCTTCGGTGGCGTCGTCCGTTCGGAATGGACCAAACTGGTTTCCCTGCTGGCGAACCGGATCGCGCTCGTCATGGCACCGGTGACACTGATCGGGCTCGCCGGGGTCATCGGCTGGCACGACCGCGCGCGCCCGGTGGTGCTGAGCCAGGCCATCGGCGGCGGGTTCCTGCCGTTCGTGCTCCTGGTCGGTGTATTCGGGGCGCTGATGCTCACCGGTGAGCACGGTTCCGGTCTGCTGCGGTCCACTTTGGTCGCCGTGCCGAAACGGCTTCCGGTGCTGTGGGCCAAAGCGCTGGTGCTCGTCGCCGTGACGACGCCGGTCGCCATCGTCACCCACGCGGGCGCGTTCCTTGCGTACCAGGCATTTTCCGCCGATCCGATCCCGTTCGGCGAGCCACGGGTACTCATGGCGATCCTCGGCGCCGCGGGCGGCACGGTCGCGGCCGGGCTGCTCGGGCTCGGCATCGGCACCGTGGTGCGCGACACCGCGACCGCGATCGTCACCTACGTCGCCGCGCTCGTGCTGCTTCCGCAGCTCCTGCTCGGCGCACTGCCCGATTCGCTGCGGGACGCCGTGCTGACCTGCCTGCCGACGACCGCGCTGCGGGCGCTGTTCGGGGCCGACGTCCCGATCGCGCCGGGCATCGGCGCGCTCGTGGTGCTCGCCTGGGTCGCGCTGGCGCTCGGCGGCGGTGCGGTGGCGCTGCGGCGGAGGGACGCGTTCTGATGCCGCCGCGCGTGCCGGATGTCCTGGTCGCCGTTTTGGCCGCCGCGCTGGCGATTCCGGTGACCGTGGCCGGCCAGGACGCGCCCGGCGTCCTCGCACCCGGTACCGGCGTCACCGGCGCGGGCTGGCTGCTGTTCGTGGCCGTGCACCTCCCGCTGCTGTGGCGGAGCAGGGCGCCGACAGCGGTGTTCTGGTGCGTCCTCGCGCTGGTGGGCGTTTGCGCGGCCCTCGGCGTCACCGGGGTTTTCCTCGTCTTTTCCCCGCTTTTCGCCCTTTTCGCGGTGGCGCGGCACAGCGAATGGCATTGGGTGTGGCCGGTCGTCGGCGCGGTGGTGCTCGTGGTGGCCACGGCGGCGCTGGGTACGCGGCCGGGATGGCCGGGCATGATCGGTGTCGTCTCGGTGCTCGCGGTCACCGTGCTGCTCGGGATCGCGCTGCGCTGGCGACGAGCGTTCGCCGCCGAGCGCGCGGCGAGCCAGGCGCGCGATGCGCAGGCCGCCGTAGCCGAAGAGCGGGCGCGGATCGCGAGGGAGGTGCACGACATCGTCGCGCACAACCTCGCCGTGATGGTCGCGCTCGCCGACGGCGCGTCCTGCACAGCGGGAATCGACCCCGGACGCGCCGCCGACCTGATGGCGAAAACGGCGACGACCGGGCGGCGGGCGCTGGCCGAAATGCGGCGGCTGGTGACCTTGCTGCGAGAGGGCGACCGCGCGCCGGAACCGGGTGTGGACGATATCGACGACCTGGTCGCGCGCGTGCGCGCCGCGGGGCTGCGGGTGGTGGTGAGCCGTGCGGGGGCGGCCGGTCCGTGGGGGCCGGGCGTCGGGCTCGCCGTGCACCGGATCGTGCAGGAGGCGTTGACGAACACCATGAAGCACGCGGGCCCGCTCGCGTCGGCGCGGGTACGGCTGCGCTACTCCCCGGAAGGCGCCGAGGTCGAGATCACCGACGACGGCACCGGAAACGCGTCGCCGGAACCGGGTGGGCACGGGCTGATCGGGATCACCGAGCGCGTGAAGGCGTACGGTGGCCAGGTCGAAGCCGGTGCCTTCGGCAGTGGCTGGCGCGTGCGCGCCTTCATTCCAGCGGAGTCCGATGTGGACGGTGAGACCGGGTGACCGTCGCGGTGCTGCTCGCGGACGACCAGCCGTGGCTCCGCCTCGGGTTCCGCGCGGTGCTCGACGCGCAACCGGATCTCGAAGTGGTGGGCGAAGCGGGCGACGGGGACGAAGCGGCGGCCTTGGTGCGGGAGCTGGCGCCCGACGTCGTGCTCATGGACGTGCGGATGCCGGTGCTCGACGGGATCGAGGCCACCCGGCGGATCGTCGCATCCGGGTCGCCGTCGCGCGTGCTGGTGCTGACGACCTTCGATCTCGACGAGTACGTGTTCGCCGCCCTGCGCGCGGGTGCTTCGGGCTTCCTCCTCAAGGACGCGGAACCGGCGGACCTGATCGCGGGCATCCGCGCGGTCGCGGCCGGGAACGCCGTGGTGGCACCGAGCGTGACCAAACGGCTCATCGAAACCTTCACGCGCCAGGTTCCGAGACCGCCCGCCGACGGCCGGTTCGGCGAGCTGACCGCCCGCGAGCGCGAAGTCGTGGTGGAGGTCGCGGGTGGCCGGTCCAACAAGGAGATCGCGGACCGGCTCTTCGTTTCGGAGACCACGATCAAGGTGCACGTCGGTCGCGTACTGGCCAAACTGGGGCTGCGCGACCGCGCGCAGGTCATCGTGTTCGCCTACGAGAACGGCGTGGTGACACCGGGGACGGCCGACGCGTAGGTGCGCAGGGCGCGCAGCAGGTCGATCTCGCGGAACGACGGCCACTTGACGTCGATGAACCGCAGTTCCGCCCGCGCCGACTGCCACAGCAGGAAACCCGACAGCCGCTGCTCGCCGCTGGTCCGGATCACCAGGTCCGGGTCCCCGACCTCGTGCGTGGAGAGGTACGCGGAGATCCGGTCCGGTGTCAGGTCCTCGGCGATGTCCCGCAGAGAGCGCCCGGTGCCGATCTCGTCGTCCAGCAGGGCGCGCACGGCGTCGGTGATGTCCTCGCGCCCGTCGTAGCCGACGGCGAGCGTCAACCGGCGCGGACCGGCGTCCGCGGTGTCCTCGCGCGCCGCTTTCAGCACCTCGGCCGTGGGGGCGGGCATCAGGTCGACCCGGCCCGCGAGGTCGATGCGCCAGTCCCGTCCGGCGGCGAGCGCGGGCGTCACCTCCTCGATCACCCGCATCAGGCGCGCCGCCTCTTCGGGATCCCGTTTGGCCAGGTTGTCCGCGGAAACCCAGAACAGCGTCACGTGCTCGATCCCGGTCCCCGCGCACCAGGAAAGCACCTCCGTGACATGCCCGAACCCGCGCCGGTGGCCCTCGCTGACGTCCGCGAGCCCCGCTTCCCTCGCCCAGCGCCGGTTGCCGTCCATGATCATCGCCACGTGCCGCGGCAGCGGTCCCTTCGCCACCCGCGCGCGCAGTCGCCGCCGGTACGGTTCCTCCACCAGTTCGCGCCAGCCCATGAACCCGATGTTAGTCACCGAACTGTCACACGATGATCGACTCGTGCGGACATCGGCCGAGCAGGGTGGGGCGCATGCGAAGTCGTTTTCTGCTACTCGGCGCCGTGACCGCGCTGACCTTGGTCGGCGCCGTGCCGGCGCAGGCCATCGTCGGCGGGACCGAATCGACCGAGGCCTACTCGTTCATGGGCTCGTTCCAACCGGGCTTCCCCGCGCCACCGCGCGCCGACGGGCACGGCTGCGGGGTGGAAGTCCTTGCCCCACAATGGGTTCTGACGGCCAGCCACTGCGCGGGCAAGAACCCGACCGGCGCGAGGACGGGTGTCCCGCGCGGCTGGAAGGTCAGGGTCGGGTCGCTGGACACCACCTCCGGCGGCGAGGTCGCCGAGGTCGACCACTACTACCGGCTGGCGACCAGCGGCGACGAAGGCGGCTTCTGGGGCAAGGATGTCGCGCTGCTGCACCTGAAGACCCCGGTTCGCGCCGAACCCGTGCGGATCGCGGCCGCGACGCCGCCGGACAACTCGCCCGTCCGCATCATGGGCTGGGGAATGACCTGCGACGACAGCAAAAACCCCGCGTGCTACCCCACGCGGCTGCGGGAGGCGGACACCGTCGTTCAGCCCGCCTCGACGTGCAAGAACGCTTCGCCAGGCGAACTGTGCGTAGGACGTCGCGACGGCAGCGTCGCCGCGTCCAATATGGACTCCGGAGGACCCGCGCTGGTTCGTGACGGCGACGGGTGGGCGCTGGCCGGGGTGGTCAGCGGTCCCGACGGCGTCCACGCGCCGACCCTCTACACCGATGTCACCAAGCATGCGGCGTGGATCAACGACGTCATCAGCGGGAAGGTCGTGCCGCCGGATGACGAGATCCCGAATGTGGAAGGAGCGGTGGAGCTGTACGGCTGCGTGGGCTCGGTGGTCCGCGGCCCGGCCGCGAAACCGGACGATCCGGCGTTGCTGCTGACCAACGGCCACTGCGTGCTGGGCGAGCGGCCCGCGCCCGGTGCCGCGCTGGTGGACCGGCCTGCCGACCGCCTGGCGCCGATCGCCGACCGGCAGGGCTACCCGCAGGCCACCGCCCGCGCGAACCGGTTGGCGTACGCGACGATGACCGGCACCGACATCGCGCTCTACCGGCTGGACAAGACCTACGGACAGCTGGCGGCCGAGGGCGCGAAGGTGTTCCAGCTCGGCTCGAACCCCGTGCGCGCGGGCGATCCGCTGACCATGGCCTACACCAGCGAGCGCATGAACTGCCGTGCCGAGGCCGTCGTCCCGCACCTGCGGGAAGGCGGCTACCAGCAGGACGATTCGATCCGCTACGCCACCAGCGCGGGCTGCAAACCGTGGCCGGGTACCTCCGGTTCGGCGCTGCTGGCCGCCGACGGTGTCACGGTCGCGGGGATCCACAACACGCACAACGTCGACGGTGGACAGTGCACTGTGGACAATCCGTGCGAGGTGGCGCGGGACGGGACCGTGACCTCCGTGCGGGATCGTGGCTACGGCCAGCAGGTGTACCGGATCGCGCCCTGCCTCGCCGAAGGGTCCGAAGTGGACCTTTCCCGCCCCGGCTGCGCCCTCACCGGCGCCCGCGGATGATCGACGCGGTGAGCGTGCGCTTGAGCCAGTCCTCGTAGTCGTCGTGGGACCACCCGGCGTCGGTGACCAGGTTCTCGTGCACCTCACCGCTCATCAACGCCACCGCGATGTCGGCGGCGCGGTCTTCGACATCGGCCCCCGCGGCGCGGATGCGGTCGATCACCGTTTCGACGCCGAGCCGGTTGCGCCGCATCCCCTCGGCCTGGCTGGCCGCGATGTCCGGGTCGACCGCGGCGCCGGAGCGCAGGATCGCGACGATGTCGCCGCACCGCTCGCGCACCTGGCGGCTGACCCGTGCCAGCAGGCCGAGCAGTGCTTCCGGATCGGTGACGCCGTCGGCTTCGGCGAACAGGTCGGGGATACCCGCTTCGTCGTCGAGGAGGTCGACCAGCCCGCCGAGCACGCCCGCCTTGGAGCCGAAGTGGGCGTAGATCGTCTGCGGGACGACGCCGGCCTCCTTCGCGATCAGGCGGATCGGCGTGCCGGCGTATCCGCGCTCGGCGAACAGCCGTCGCGCGGCGACCAGGATCGTGCGCAGCACCAGTACTTCCCGGCGGTCGCGCAACCGGACGATACCGGGCAGGTCAGCAGGCATGTACACTCCGATTTAGAACAACGTTCTAACTAGTGGATCGTAGGTCCAATCTAGCAGGAGGTGCCGATGATCGAGCAGGTGTGCGCGGACCTGGCGCGGGCCTGGAACGCGGGAGACGGCGACGCGTGGGCGGCGTGTTTCACCGAGGACGCCGATTTCGTCGACGTGCTCGGGCGCCTGCAGGAGGGCAGGGCGCGGATCGCGGCGGAGCACGGCACCATCTTCGGCGGCATCTACCGCGGCAGCACGCTCGAGGTCGGCGTGCGGAAGATCAGCCCGTACGGGTCCGCCGTACTGGTGCACACGACGACGGTGCTGCGCGTGCCGGAAGGCCCGAGGGCGGGGGAATCGCGGGCGGCCCAGACGATGCTCGTCGAGGACGGGAAGATCAGGATGTTCCACAACACGGAACTGCGCGGCTTCGACCAGTTCCTCGCCGAAGGCGCGCCGTACCCGGCCTGAAGGTCCCTCTTCGCTTCCCTCATGCCCCGAAAGTGGCTTTCGGGGCATCTAGCGCCCCGAAGGCCACCTTCGGGGCACCGCGAAGGGGCCGCCGGAATGCGCGGTCAGAAGATCGGGCCGAAGCCGGTGCACTTCGGCTGGAAGTCTGCCGGGCCGTCGGCGAGCGCGTTCAGGGTGAGCTGCATGGTCGGGTCGTCGAAGGCGAGTCCCGCGTGCCCGGCGCCGTCGCCCGCGCACTTGTCCTGCAGCACGATGTTGTGCGTGTTCTCCCCGTCGAGCGCCTGCGTGGTGTACGGCGTGACCACGCGGTCGGACTTCGTGGCGATGACGGTGTAGTCCGGTCCGGTCGGCACTGTTTTCCCGTCGGCCCAGAGGTCCTTGATGAAATCGCTCGTGTTCGCCTGGTCGAGGACGCCGGGGAACTGCAGGACGTTGCTGAGCCCGATGGCGAATCCCATCAGCTTCAGCTTTTCCGCGAAGGTGACGATTCCGTTGAGATCGGTGCCGTGCGAACTCGGCGCCCAGCCGACGTAGTGCGCCACCTTGGCCGCGCCGCCGCCCTGCTTGAGCCACGAAATCGGCACCGCGCCGCCCTGCGAATGCCCGATCACGTCGACCTTTTCCGCGCCGGTGGCGGCGCGGACCTTGTCCACGAACGCGTCGAGCTGCTTGGCGGAGGACTTGACCGGGGCCAATCCGCCGACGCGGCCGAGGGAGACGATCGTCTGCCCGTAGTTGAGCCCGAATACGCAGTACCCGTTGTTCTTCAGGCGCGGCGACAGCTTCACGAAATTGGAGCCGATGTTGAAGAACGTGCCGGGCAGCAGTACCACCGGATTGGGGTGCTCCGCGCTCGGCTTGCACTTCCAGTCGTTCGCACCGGGTACCGCGCCTGGCGAGGCGAGGTAGGCGGCGCCCGCCTCCAGCAAGCCGCCTTCGGGCAGTTCGGCCGCCTGTGCGGAGGCGGTCCCCGCGGCGACCAGCGCCGCCGACAGGCCGAGCGCGGTGACGGCGGCGCGGATCCGCCTGGTGATACGGGGCATGGGATCTCCTCGGACTTCGTCGTCGTGCGGAAGGGCCACACGGAGCTACTGATCAGTAGCTCGGCGTGGCTCCATGATGCCCGCACAGCTCAGCACGGTCCTCGGAAAATTTCCCAACAAAACGCCGTCCTGGTTGTGACCGGTCACCAGGTCCGTCCCGGCCCGCACGCCCCCTCGGAGTGCGGGCTGGGCACCGGGGTCACCAGCCCCGGAAGACCGCGGCCTTTCCGTTGGCGGAGTTGAACATCGCGTCCGAGTCGTGCCCGACCCCGGGTACCGTGCTCAGTTCGTGCGGGGCCGACGGGAAATCGTGGTGGATGGTGGTGGAATACGCTTTTCCGCGTTCGAAGCGGTTTTCTCCCTGCGCTTTGGCTTCGCAGCTGTCGTCGATTCCGTGATCCTGGTGCACATCGTCCTCACCGAGCAGGTAGGTGACCTTTCGCGCGGTGTACTGGGCGCGCAGCCGGTCGTCGTTCAACGCGCTCATGTAGGCGTTGCGGTTTTCGAGTCCGTACTTGTACCGGTTGAAACCGGGGCACGAATCGTGCGCGGCGGGCCGTTTCTCGTCGAAGTACAAATAGGACGACGGGTTCGCCGCGACGTAGGTGATTTCGACGCCGTTGACCTCGGCGGGAGCCTTACCGCCCGCCGCGTAGCGCTGGGTGAACTGGCCTCCCGCGGAGTGCCCCGCGATCGTGATCCGCTTCAGGTTCGGGAACTTCGCCTTGTCCGCGAGTACCCGCACGACGTGGTCGACGGCTTCGAACGAGCTGAGCCCCTCCGGGCTTTCCGCGCCGCCGCCGTCCTTCCAGGAACCGCTGCCGCCGTTCGTCCAGTAGGCGTCGCCCTTTTCGGGGTTCTCCTCCTCGGTCTGGAACCACGGCGCGACGACCTCGGCCTTCGAACCGTATTCGCGGGCCGCTTCCGACATGCGGTCGAAATAGCCCTTGGCGTTGCGGCCGGTGCCGTGGATGACGATCACCGCGCCGGTCGGATCGGGCGAGCCGGTCAGCGGATGGGTCGCGTAGTACGGCAGGTTCACGCCGGGGCTCAGGCTCAGGCGGTGGAGCTGGTCGGCGGCGCTCGCGGTCGCCGGGACGGTCGTGGCGAACGCCAGTGCGAAACAGGTGGTGACTACAGCGCGTCGGCTCATGTGCTCCGACGGTAGGGGGCTTCGCGGGGACCGGTCCCGAACGCTCAGCGCTTCTTGATGACGGCGGCGAGGCCGTCGAGGATCCGGTCGAGCCCGAACTGCCAGCCGTGGTCGAACTCGTCACCGTCCACGCCGGGGTCCACTTCGGACGCCGCCTTCACCAGCGCGGGGAACAGTTCCGGGTGGCCGGCGACGAGCGGGCGCAGCGACCGGTCGGCGAGCCACGGCTGGGTGCCGCCGGACGCCTGCGAATGGGTGTTCCGCAGGTGGCCGCTGAGCAGGAACACGGCGTCCATCCGTTCGCCGCCGGTGAGCCCGGTGCCTTCGAGCGCGGCCACCGCCGACTCGGTCCACGCGACTTCGCGCGGCCCCGTCGGCCGGTCGCCGACGGTGGCCGTCGGCAGCCACGGGTGGCGTTGCCAGGTTTCGCGCATCAGGCGGCACCATTCGACCAGCCGGCCGCGCCAGCCGCCGCGGACCCCGGCGAGATCGGGCGCGGGGCCGATCGCCAGCTCGGTCATCACCCCGAGCAACTGGGCCTTGTTCGCCACGTGCCGGTAGAGCGCCATCTTCGTCACGTCGAGGCGGGCGGCGGCCTGCTGCATCGAAACCGACTCGATGCCCTCGGCGTCCGCCAGCGCCAAAGCGGCCTCGGCGATCCGGTCCACGGTGAGCGCGAGCCTCGCCGGTTTCGGCGGGTCCGCCCGCTGGTTCCACAGCAGGTCGGTGTCGGCCATGCGGTCCTCCGGGCTGGTCGTGAAATCAGGTGCTTGTCAGCGGGCCGCTGATGTGTCTAACGTACACCTTGTGTCCGCCGGACACTTCGTATCCACCGGATACTTCGGTGTCTGTGGGAATTTGCCGGTACTGAGGAGATTCGGCATGCGCAAGATCGTGAGCAGCCTGTTCATCAGCCTCGACGGGGTAGTGGAATCGCCCGACAAGTGGTCGCTCGACTACTTCACCGACGAGATCGGCGCGTCCATCGGCGCGGTGATGGGCGATGCCGACGCGATGCTGCTCGGCAGAGCGACTTACGAGGGCTTCGCGGCCCACTGGCCACAACGGACGGTCGAAGACGACGAAGGCGCGCCGTTCATGAACTCCACCCGCAAGTACGTCGCTTCCACCACACTGTCCACTGTGGAATGGGAGAACTCGGTGCTGCTCGAAGGAGAGCTCTCCGACGCCGTGCGCGAGCTGAAGGCGGGCGACGGCGGCGACATCATGACCAGCGGCAGCCCGAGCGTCGTGCGGTACCTGCTCGCGCACGGCCTGCTCGACCACCTGCACCTGCTGCTCTACCCGGTGGTGGTGGGCGCGGGCACGCGGCTGTTCGGCGACGACGGCACGCAGTTCGCGTTGAAGCTGTCCGGGTCCAAGACCTTCGACAACGGCGTGCTGGAGCTGAACTACACGCCGAACCGATGAGCGGGCGCGCCCCGGTCAGCGCTTCCGGTTGCCCAGCAACAGCTTCCACGGCATGAGCGCGGATTCGATCTGCACGCCGAGGCTCATCTTCGAGTCGCCATCGGCGCGTTCTTCGAACCGGATCGGGGTCTCCGCGATCCGCATGCCCGCCCGCACCGTGCGGTAGTTCATCTCGACCTGGAACGCGTAGCCGTTGCTGCGGATGGTCGGCAGGTCGATCTTCCGCAGCGCGGACGCGTGCCAGGCCTTGAAACCCGCCGTCGCGTCCTTGAGCCGCAGGCGCAGGATCGCGTTGACGTAGAAGTTCGCCCACGCGGAAAGCGCCTTGCGGTGCCACGCCCATTCGCCCGCCGCGGAACCGCCAGGCACGTACCGCGAGCCCAGCACCACCGCGGCGTCCGTGGTGGCGAGGATCTCCAGCATGGTCGGGATCACCTCGGCCGGGTGCGAGAGATCGGCGTCCATCTGGAGCACGATGTCGGCGCCTTCGTCGAGTGCGCGCGTGATGCCAGCGACGTAGGCGCGGCCGAGCCCGTTCTTCTCCGTGCGGTGCAGCACGCCGACGGTGCCCGGTGACTTCGCGGCCAGCTCGTCCGCGACCTCGCCGGTGCCGTCGGGGGAGTTGTCGTCGACGACCAGCACGCGCAGGTTCGGCACCGCCAGCCCGGTCACCATGCCGACGAGCTTGGGGAGGTTCTCCCGCTCGTTGTAGGTCGGCACCACGACCGTGACCTGTGGGTCACCTTCCCCCATGTTCGCACTCCTCGGTCGGGGCTCGGCTGGTTTGGATACGAAGGGTATCGGACGACGTCGGCACCTACGGCATACGGCGTGCTCGCGAGGCCGCCAGCCTGCCCGAACACCTGCCCGATCGTCCACTGTGCGCGGACCGCGGCCTCGATATCACTGGGTCATGATCACGGTACGACAGGTGGTTCCACGCGATCACGCGATCCTGACCGGCCGCACCGCCCGGCTGACGGTGGGGCGCGACGGCAAGGTCTACCTCGGCGCGGGGGCCGACCTCGATCGAGGGCGGATCGACGCGATCCTGCGGATGAACGCCGACGGCTCCGACCGGACGGTGGTGGAAACGCCGCGGCCGCTGTGGG is part of the Amycolatopsis sp. CA-230715 genome and encodes:
- a CDS encoding trypsin-like serine protease, translated to MRSRFLLLGAVTALTLVGAVPAQAIVGGTESTEAYSFMGSFQPGFPAPPRADGHGCGVEVLAPQWVLTASHCAGKNPTGARTGVPRGWKVRVGSLDTTSGGEVAEVDHYYRLATSGDEGGFWGKDVALLHLKTPVRAEPVRIAAATPPDNSPVRIMGWGMTCDDSKNPACYPTRLREADTVVQPASTCKNASPGELCVGRRDGSVAASNMDSGGPALVRDGDGWALAGVVSGPDGVHAPTLYTDVTKHAAWINDVISGKVVPPDDEIPNVEGAVELYGCVGSVVRGPAAKPDDPALLLTNGHCVLGERPAPGAALVDRPADRLAPIADRQGYPQATARANRLAYATMTGTDIALYRLDKTYGQLAAEGAKVFQLGSNPVRAGDPLTMAYTSERMNCRAEAVVPHLREGGYQQDDSIRYATSAGCKPWPGTSGSALLAADGVTVAGIHNTHNVDGGQCTVDNPCEVARDGTVTSVRDRGYGQQVYRIAPCLAEGSEVDLSRPGCALTGARG
- a CDS encoding TetR/AcrR family transcriptional regulator, which codes for MPADLPGIVRLRDRREVLVLRTILVAARRLFAERGYAGTPIRLIAKEAGVVPQTIYAHFGSKAGVLGGLVDLLDDEAGIPDLFAEADGVTDPEALLGLLARVSRQVRERCGDIVAILRSGAAVDPDIAASQAEGMRRNRLGVETVIDRIRAAGADVEDRAADIAVALMSGEVHENLVTDAGWSHDDYEDWLKRTLTASIIRGRR
- a CDS encoding SgcJ/EcaC family oxidoreductase → MIEQVCADLARAWNAGDGDAWAACFTEDADFVDVLGRLQEGRARIAAEHGTIFGGIYRGSTLEVGVRKISPYGSAVLVHTTTVLRVPEGPRAGESRAAQTMLVEDGKIRMFHNTELRGFDQFLAEGAPYPA
- a CDS encoding esterase/lipase family protein, which produces MPRITRRIRAAVTALGLSAALVAAGTASAQAAELPEGGLLEAGAAYLASPGAVPGANDWKCKPSAEHPNPVVLLPGTFFNIGSNFVKLSPRLKNNGYCVFGLNYGQTIVSLGRVGGLAPVKSSAKQLDAFVDKVRAATGAEKVDVIGHSQGGAVPISWLKQGGGAAKVAHYVGWAPSSHGTDLNGIVTFAEKLKLMGFAIGLSNVLQFPGVLDQANTSDFIKDLWADGKTVPTGPDYTVIATKSDRVVTPYTTQALDGENTHNIVLQDKCAGDGAGHAGLAFDDPTMQLTLNALADGPADFQPKCTGFGPIF
- a CDS encoding TetR/AcrR family transcriptional regulator, with the protein product MADTDLLWNQRADPPKPARLALTVDRIAEAALALADAEGIESVSMQQAAARLDVTKMALYRHVANKAQLLGVMTELAIGPAPDLAGVRGGWRGRLVEWCRLMRETWQRHPWLPTATVGDRPTGPREVAWTESAVAALEGTGLTGGERMDAVFLLSGHLRNTHSQASGGTQPWLADRSLRPLVAGHPELFPALVKAASEVDPGVDGDEFDHGWQFGLDRILDGLAAVIKKR
- a CDS encoding dihydrofolate reductase family protein; the protein is MRKIVSSLFISLDGVVESPDKWSLDYFTDEIGASIGAVMGDADAMLLGRATYEGFAAHWPQRTVEDDEGAPFMNSTRKYVASTTLSTVEWENSVLLEGELSDAVRELKAGDGGDIMTSGSPSVVRYLLAHGLLDHLHLLLYPVVVGAGTRLFGDDGTQFALKLSGSKTFDNGVLELNYTPNR
- a CDS encoding polyprenol monophosphomannose synthase, with translation MGEGDPQVTVVVPTYNERENLPKLVGMVTGLAVPNLRVLVVDDNSPDGTGEVADELAAKSPGTVGVLHRTEKNGLGRAYVAGITRALDEGADIVLQMDADLSHPAEVIPTMLEILATTDAAVVLGSRYVPGGSAAGEWAWHRKALSAWANFYVNAILRLRLKDATAGFKAWHASALRKIDLPTIRSNGYAFQVEMNYRTVRAGMRIAETPIRFEERADGDSKMSLGVQIESALMPWKLLLGNRKR